In Hymenobacter sublimis, a single genomic region encodes these proteins:
- a CDS encoding carboxypeptidase-like regulatory domain-containing protein — translation MRSTLLFSSLVALLTFSFTASAQTTEPATERLALATTTATAAPAARLECTQFTGQVLNDEGKPLIGATVQLVGSRIPQITNSEGRFVIKDPVYRGQVLHVAAAGYVDRDFPLTTCEAPVVGLELAEGTRIKRNGKHAGQIIRSGQAYRQ, via the coding sequence ATGCGCTCTACCTTACTCTTCTCTTCCCTTGTTGCCCTGCTAACCTTTTCCTTTACCGCATCGGCTCAGACCACGGAGCCTGCAACGGAGCGCTTAGCCCTGGCAACAACCACTGCCACCGCTGCACCGGCTGCCCGGCTGGAATGCACCCAGTTTACCGGCCAAGTGCTCAACGACGAGGGCAAGCCTCTGATTGGAGCTACCGTGCAGCTGGTGGGCAGCCGCATTCCGCAGATTACGAACTCAGAAGGCAGATTTGTAATTAAGGACCCCGTTTATCGGGGCCAGGTGCTGCATGTGGCCGCCGCTGGTTACGTCGACCGGGACTTCCCGCTTACTACCTGCGAAGCGCCGGTAGTAGGATTGGAGCTGGCTGAAGGCACCCGTATTAAGCGTAACGGCAAGCATGCGGGTCAGATTATTCGCTCGGGCCAAGCATACCGTCAGTAG